The genome window CTCAAGGTGGTCGGGGTGCGGCGCCTGGCCGACGGGCCGGACGTCGCCCAGCTCGCGCAACTGGCCGAGCTGCACAAGCCCTGCCTGTACGTGCTCAATTCGGTGCTGCACAATCCCAGTTCGACCTCGCTGTCGGCGGCCAAGGCCTTCCAGGTGCTGCGTTTGGCCGAGCAGCATGGCTTCACGGTGGTCGAGGACGACATCTACAGCGACCTGCATCCGGGCGGCGCCACGCGCCTGGCGGCGCTCGACCAGCTCCAGCGCGTGATCTACCTGGGCGGCTTTTCGAAATCGATGGCGGCCAACCTGCGGGTGGGCTTCATCGCCACCTCGCCGGAGCGGGCCTTGCGCCTAGCCGACCGCAAGATGCTGGCGACCCTGACCACCAGCGACCTTGGCGAGCGGGTGGTGTACAAGGTCCTGTCCGAAGGCCACTACCGCAAGCATCTCGACCGCATCCGCTCCCGCCTGGACGCCGTGCGGCCGCGCGCCCTGCGCCAAATGGAAGCGCTCGGCATGCGCCCCGGCCCCGTCCCGTCGGCCGGCATGTTCGTCTGGCTCGACACCGGCTGCGACACCAATGTTCTGGCCGCGAAAGCGATGCAGGAAGACCTGCTGCTCGCCCCCGGCAGCCTGTTCTCCCCGAACCAGCTGCCGTCCACCTGGATGCGCCTGAACATCGCCACCCTGCAGGACGACAGCGTGTGGTCCTTCTTCGAACGCCACCTGCGCTGACCCCGCAGCAAGACCCGCCGAAGAAAAAACCGGGGTCGGAGTCGAATTGTTTGACAACTTTGAGGAATTGCCCAAAAAGTCGACTCCGACCCTATTTTTTTCCTGTCCGCGGCGTAAGAAAACCAGTTCGTAGCTTGCGCTTGCTCAGTTTGGCTTTGCTTGCCTTTGCGGCGTTCCATGCTTCGGCGAGCTCGGCCAGCCAAAATAAAATAGGGTCGGAGTCGAATTGTTTGACAACTTTGAGGAATTGCCCAAAAAGTCGACTCTGACCCTAGTTTTATCTTTGCTCGTCATGCGCTGCATCGCTGGACGCCGGAGGCGTCCTTCCGGTTCTGATGGGAAAAGGAAATTTGCATAAGCTTTTGTTATGCGGAAAATTGTTTGCAGGTAAGCTTATTTGTGCAAATTTTGTTGGCTTGGGGCCATTGTTGCGCGGATTGGGCTTGAAATCCTTGTCTTTCGCCCAATATGTGGGCGGTCTGTTTCAAACCACACTCACACGAGGAACAAGATGGCTGTCGCCGAAAAAGAAACCCTTGGCTTCCAAGCTGAAGTAAAACAGCTGCTGCAACTGATGATTCACTCCTTGTACTCGAACAAGGAGATCTTCCTGCGTGAACTGATCTCGAACGCGTCCGACGCCGCCGACAAGCTGCGCTTCGAGGCGATCAACAAGGACTCCCTGTATGGCAACGACCATGAGCTCAAGATCAAGGTCTCGTTCGACAAGGAGGCCAAGACCATCACCATCTCGGATAACGGCATCGGCATGAGCCGCGAAGAGGTGATCGCCCACCTGGGCACCATCGCCAAGTCGGGCACCAAGGAATTCTTCAGCAAGCTCTCGGGCGACCAGCAGGCCGACGCGGCCCTGATCGGCCAGTTCGGCGTGGGCTTCTACTCGGCCTTCATCGTGGCCGAGAAGGTCGTCGTCGAGACCCGCCGCGCCGGCGCCGAGGCGAACGAAGGCGTGCGCTGGGAGTCGGCCGGCGAGGGCGACTACAGCGTCGAGCCGATCGAGAAGGAAGGCCGCGGCACCGACATCATCCTGCACCTGCGCGCCGGCGAAGAGGACCTGCTGTCGTCCTGGAAGCTCAAGTCCATCATCCGCAAGTATTCCGACCACATCTCGCTGCCCATCGTCATGCGCAAGGAAGAGTGGGACGAAGAGAAGAAGGAAACCGTCCTGAAGGACGAGTTCGAGACCGTCAACCAGGCCAGCGCCCTGTGGGCGCGCAGCAAGTCGGACATCAGCGAAGAACAGTACAACGAGTTCTACAAGCACATCTCGCACGACTTCCAGGACCCGCTGACCTATACCCACAACCGCGTCGAAGGCCGCAGCGAATACACCCAGCTGCTCTACGTGCCGAGCCACGCCCCCTTCGACCTGTGGGAC of Massilia sp. KIM contains these proteins:
- a CDS encoding PLP-dependent aminotransferase family protein, whose product is MTNTLPLHLSRESGEALADQIVRSVAARIEERLLRPGARMPSIRQFASAHGVSAFTVVAGYDRLVAQGYLESRRGAGFFVRERVLAERRTPAPAPARGAAPPTLDVAWLIRSMFRQAPLHLSPGAGVLPADWLDGPAVGNALKALSRQNSSGLLNYGAPQGFLPLRQQLQLKLAENEIEAAPEQIVTTLGVTQALDLVAREFCQPGDTVLVDDPAWFLMFGSFAAMGLKVVGVRRLADGPDVAQLAQLAELHKPCLYVLNSVLHNPSSTSLSAAKAFQVLRLAEQHGFTVVEDDIYSDLHPGGATRLAALDQLQRVIYLGGFSKSMAANLRVGFIATSPERALRLADRKMLATLTTSDLGERVVYKVLSEGHYRKHLDRIRSRLDAVRPRALRQMEALGMRPGPVPSAGMFVWLDTGCDTNVLAAKAMQEDLLLAPGSLFSPNQLPSTWMRLNIATLQDDSVWSFFERHLR